The window ATCGCTGGAAGCGGCGGGCTGCGAGTCGATAGGGTGCTTAACTGGCCTAATCCGTTCAACCGGACGACCGACCTGACGTTCGTCTTGAGCGAGCCTGCAGACCGATACGAGATCAGGATATTTACCGTCGCCGGCCGTATGATCAGGAAGTTCGATGGTGGTCGCGCGGGACCGGGACAGGTTACCGGAACGATTTGGGATGGCCGCGATCAAGCCGGAAGAGAAGCCGGTAACGGCGTCTATCTCTACAAAGTGATCGCTTACGGCCCGGACGGCGGCTCGGCCGAAGGAATGGGCCGGATTGCGTTCATCCGATAGGAATTAAAGGTTTAAGGAATCAAGGATTTAAGGGATAGTCATTGAGGAAGCAACAACTCTTGAAGCAGTGGGTAGCGCTGACGATCGGCGCTCTGATGGCACTTTCGCCGCTGGCACCGGCTATAGCCGGAGTAGCCGAGGCTACGGTAATCTTCCTGCTCATCTCTCCCGGCGCTCGTGCGGGCGGGATGGGGGAGGCTTTCGTCGCCGTCGCCGACGACGCCACCGCGACCTTCTGGAACCCGGCCGGGCTCGCCTGGCAGAACCGGCGGGAGTTGACCCTGATGCACGTCAATTGGCTCCCGACTTTTCGCCTCTCAGACCTCTACTACGACTTCGTCTCGTATGTCAACAATGTCGAGGACTGGGGGACCTTTGGCCTCAACGTCGTCTTTCTCAACCTTGGCGAGACCGAGCGGCGCGACGAATTGAACACCGACCTCGGCACGTTCAGCACCTATGAGACGGCGATAAGCGGCTCCTACGGAGCCACCGTAACCGACGACCTGGCGCTCGGAATCAACACCAAGTTCATCTACAGCCATCTCGCTGACCGGGGCACCGGCCAGGAGCGCGGATCGGGGACCGCCACCAACTTCGCCGTCGATCTCGGTGTGCTTTACAAGACGGTCGATCCGCTCCTGAACCGCAACCTGAATCTCGGCGCCAACCTCTCGAATCTGGGGCCGAAGATGGCTTATATCGACCGCGCCCAGGCCGATCCGATCCCGACCAACCTGAAGTTCGGCTTTGCGTGGGAACTGGTCAACGACGGTTACAATAAGTTGACCCTCGCCTACGATATGAACAAGTTGCTCGTCCGCAAGCATCCCGACGGCACGACCGACCCGTTTTTCATTGCCCTCTACACCGCCTGGACGGATGAGCCGGTCTTCATCGACATGACTTACAATGTGGGCCTCGAATACTGGTATTCCGATTTGGTGGCGCTCCGGTTCGGTTACTGGAACGACGAGATCGGCAAGGTGAAGCCGCTCACCTATGGCGCATCGTTCAAGGTCTCGACCTACCGCTTCGACTTCAGTTACATCTCGGCCGGCAAGGGACATCCGCTGACCGATACGATGCGGCTCTCGCTGACGATTGGGCTGTAGTGGGCTCAGGGCTTAAGGCTCAAGGCTTAAGGCTCATTGCTCATGAGTCCGCATCATGCTCGCGAATACGCGTAGGGGCGAATCGTTCGCAGGACGATTCTGCCCTGTTGCTTCGGGCACAATGATGCCTGCGGTATCCTCGGTACCTACTTTGCGTCTCCGCGTGAGATTATTCTGCGGTGCGCTGGCAACGTTCCTTGCGGCGCAAATGGCTGTTGCGGAGCCACAGTATTCGCCCCGTCTGCCGCGGCTGCCGGAGCGGTTCCCGGTCGAGGCTGCACCCCGCCGCGATGCGCCGATGCGGGTGCTGGCGCTGCGGGTCGAGTTCGTCCCCGACACACTCGCGACGACCACCGGCGACGGGACCTTCGCCCTATCGAGGTCGCATTCGCTCTACGCGGCCTTTCCGCCGGACGAGGATATCCTCCTCGACCCGTTCCCCCACGATTCGCTCTACTTTGCCGACCAGTTGCGCTTTGCGCAGGACTACTTCCGCCGGATGTCGAACGGCGCGGTCGAACTTGACTGGGATGTCTATCCCGCCGGTGAACGTGCCGCCTACCGCCTGCCACGGCAGATGTGGCAGTATAATTGGAACTCTGGCGACGACCAACTCGACCGGGGTCTGGCGGAGTTGTTTCGAGATGCTGTGATCACCGCCGACCGCGATCCGGCTCTGTTGTGGGCTAACTATGACCTGGTGATCGTCTTTCATGCCGGAGCGGGCCTCGAGTTCGACCTCGGGTTTCGTCTGACGCCGCACGACATTCCTTCGGCCTGGATGGTGCGCGAAGACTTCCGGCGGCAGTTAAACCTTCCCAACGGCATCCCGGTCGATGACGGGGCGCGGTTTGTCAGCAGCGGCCTCATCCTCCCCGAAACGGAGTCCCACGACGGCGTCCAGATCGGAATGGCGGGAGTGGTCTGCCTGCTGATCGGGCACTGGCTCGGCCTTCCGGCGCTCTACGACCGCGATGACGGCAACCCGGTAGTCGGCAAGTGGAGCCTTATGGATCGTGGATTCGGCAATTTCTGGGGGTGCATTCCCGGACCGGTCGATGCCTGGTCGGCTTCCTACAAGGGCTGGCTGACGCTGAACGAGCCATCACCCGGCGGCTGGCAGATCGAATCGCGGTTTGGGCCGTTCGACCGGAGTCCCGAAGATCCGGTCGTCCCGAAGGCTTACCACATACCGATCACTGCAACCGAGTCATTCGTGCTCGAATGTCGCAGCCGGACGGTGAACGGGACCGATACGATGGCTGTCGGCTACGACCGTGACGGGCGCAGGATGCTCTGGTATCGCAACGACTACGGCATCTCGCGGCATCCCGACTATCCCCCCGGCGAGCCGCTGCGGGCGGTGACCCATATCGACAACCTCGAGTTCGACACGCCGGGGGCGGGGATCCTGATCTGGCACCTCGACCTGGGCCTTGCATCGCTTATCTCCGAAGGCCGGTTCAACAGCCTGAAGAGTCCGAAAGGCCTCGATCTTGAGGAGGCCGACGGCGCGCAGGATTTGGGTCAAAACTACCCCTTTCTGACCCCCGGCTGGGGCACCGATTACGGCATCTTCGCCGACGCCTGGTATGGCGACAACCAGTATCACCGCGATGCCAATGACGGACGTCCGGTCATGTTCGGCGACAACACCTACCCCGACAGCCGGTCGAATGCGGGTGCCTTCACGCACATCGCAGTCGATAGTTTTTCGCGGCGCGGGGAGGTGATGGGATTCAGGTTCAATCTGGATTTCAAGCAACCGGGTTTCCCCTTTCTGGCGCCCAAGCCACATTTTTCCGAAAGGCGTTATTCTTATACTGCAACGGGAAACTTCGACGCCGATCCCGACGATGAGATCGTTTATTTCAGCCTCACCGATACCATATTCTTTCTTGACGGAGATGGGACAATCATTCAGCGCTTCATTGACCGAAGAAACTTCGCCGAAGTCGCGCTCAGCAAGCCGTCCGTAGGTGACCTCAACGGCGACGGAATGGATGATGTCTTCACGTATCTGATGCGAGATGATGGGATATGGCAACTCACCGGCTTGATGTCTTCGCCGAATGGCCATCAATTGCAAGTCCTGGATGAGACATTCGTCGATTTCCCAGACTTCTGGGGTAGGACATTAATTGGCGGAAGTAAGACGGATCCCAAGCTGTTTAGTGTATATGACATTTACGTGCAGGGTAACAGCCACAATACTGTGTTCCAGATATTTGACAGCAACCTTCAGTCGCTGCTCTCTGTGCGCTACGCCTGGGGTAGCATTAAGGGCATTTTCCTATTGGGAACAGCCGAATCGGATACGGTTTTGCTTATCATGAATTACTTGGGCACTCAAGGAAGCAGGATAACCGAGTTCTCCAGTGCGGGAGAGTTGCTTGACAGGGAATTTGACAACATCTATTTCGGCAATCCGCAACTTGTCGATCTTGACGCTGACGGCTGGCAGGATATTGTGTTTTCATATCGCGGTATCAATATTATACGGCAGGTTGGACTAAGAACGGGCGAGGCTTTGGAAATCGAGAGTATCACCTCTCCCAGTCTCTTTGAAGAATTCTATAGTAATATTATTGGCTCACTCGATGCAGATGGCGACGGGCGATATGAACTTCTGATCTATGACGAGGGCTCATTCCTGACCCTCAACATTAACGGGACCATGGGGCTAAAGATCGATTCGCCGTGGAAATCAAACGGTAGAATGAATGTGACGGGCTCGCCCCAGGGATTTGGGATATATAAAGATGACATTCGCGGAACTCGCGAGATATTCTTCACCGGAGGACTACGGTCAGCGGAGTCGATTCCTCAAGCGCCGGCAAGTCGTTCGCTATTCGGCTTTTCGTCGCGCGGCACCAAAGCCGCAGGCCTGCCTGTGGCGTTAGGCGAGTCGTCATACTGGTATGGCGATTATATCTACACTCAACTTGATGATGACGAGGCGATCGAGGTCGTCATCAACCGCTCAGATGGCGTTGAGGTGATCGAATTGCCCGGTCGGGGACTGCATCCATGGTGGAGCCAGCAGTATCGCGACAAGCAGAATCGCAACGCCATCTGGGAACCGGCCCGCGCCTTCGTCGCCGCGCCCGGCAGCCCGCTAATCCCGGACGGGCAGTGCTACAACTGGCCCAATCCAGCAGTCGATATGACCGCGATTCGCTATTACTTGAACTTCCCGGCATCGGTGAAGATCGACATCTACGACATCGCCGGCGACCGGGTGAAGACGCTCTACGGGCCGGGGCAGGCCGGACTGCCCAATGAGGTGGTATGGGACGTAACGGGTGTGGCGCGAGGCGGCTATCTGGCGGTAGTCGAAGCGACTGCCGGCGGGCGCTCGGAGCGGCGGGTGGTGAAGATCGCGGTGAAGAAGTGAATTGTTTGCCGCAATTTATTGCGGCCCAATCAAGATAAGCATTGGACATCATCCAGATTGACAGACACTAAAAGAAGACACAAACCCCTGCGACTGCCCGGCTATGATTACCGCAGTCTGGGTGGATATTTTGTGACTATTCGTTTTGACCTTAGAAAAGAGCAGTATTACCCTCTCCTATTTGAGGATTTGAAGGAGTTGGTTGTAAGCACCTTTGAGGAGATTCATCGACGTCACTCTGAATTCGTTTTGGACGAGTGGGTTCTTATGCCTGATCATATTCATTTCATCTGCTTCATAATAGACGACGGAGCATTGGGAAGAGAAGACAAGTCGAATAAGCCGTTGGGCTTGTATATTCGCCAGTTTAAATCGAAAGTCTCTTTCGAAATGAATCGCAAAGATGGAGTTCATTTTGCTTGGAGAGCCAACTTCTATGAGCACATAGTTCGAAGCGAAAAAGCCATTTTCAAAATCAGGGAATACATACAAAATAATCCGCTGTCGCTGGAATTGAAGAATGAAGGGTTAAAGTAAGCCGCAATGAATTGCGGCAAAACTAAAGTGAATCACCATATAATCAAGATCATCGGCTTCGCCTTGCTCGCCGCAATAGATTGCGGCAAACAAGCCTTCGCCCAGTTCGAGCAGTTCAACCACCCCGAACTGGTCTGGCGGACGCTTGAGACCGAGCACCACGTCGTCCACTTTCACGATGGCGCCGAGCGGACGGCGCGCGTCCTGGCCGGCATCGCGGAAGAGGTTTATGAGCCGATCACGACCCTCTATGACTATCGTCCCGACACCAAAGTGCACTGGATCGTCCGCGATCACGACGACTACTCCAACGGCGGCGCCTATTACTACGACAACAAGATCGTCATCTGGGCAACGCCGCTCGATTTCGAACTGCGCGGGACGCACCACTGGCTCTACGACGTCGTTACGCACGAATTCACCCATATGATCCAGTTGGGGGCGTCGCGAAAGGGCCCGCGGTGGCTGCCGGGAGTCTATTTCCAGTACCTCGACTATGAGGATGAACGCCGCCCCGATGTGCTCTACGGCTACCCCAATCGACTCGGCTCGTGGCCAGTTGCGATGACCGTCGTCCCTATGTGGCTCGCCGAAGGCACTGCCCAGTATCAGGCGCGCGGTCTTGGCCACGACTATTGGGACACCCACCGCGATATGATGATCCGGGTGCGGGCGCTCGCAGGAACGCTTCTTTCAAGTGAGGAGATGGACGTCTTCGGTAAGCCGACGCTCGGCTCGGAACTGGTCTATTGCCAGGGCTATGCGCTGACCCGGTTCATCGCCGAAAACTACGGCGACGACGCCCCGGGGCGGCTCGCTGCGGCGCTTCGGTCGCCCGGAGTGTGGGACTTCGACCGCGCCAGCCGCAAGGCGCTCGGCATCAGCGAGAGGCAACTCTACGCCGCGTGGAAGAAGTCCATTACCGATGACTACCGCAGCCGGACGGCGATTATTCGCGATAATCTTGTCGAAGGCCGGGTCGTTCGCGATGAAGGTTCGGGCAACCTCTATCCGGCTTTCTCACCCGACGGCAAGCGGCTGGCCTTCGTCTCGAACCAGGGGAAGGACTTCCTGTCGCAAGGACGCATTGTATTCTACGACCTCGCGAGCGGCAAGTTTA of the Calditrichota bacterium genome contains:
- a CDS encoding UPF0164 family protein, yielding MALSPLAPAIAGVAEATVIFLLISPGARAGGMGEAFVAVADDATATFWNPAGLAWQNRRELTLMHVNWLPTFRLSDLYYDFVSYVNNVEDWGTFGLNVVFLNLGETERRDELNTDLGTFSTYETAISGSYGATVTDDLALGINTKFIYSHLADRGTGQERGSGTATNFAVDLGVLYKTVDPLLNRNLNLGANLSNLGPKMAYIDRAQADPIPTNLKFGFAWELVNDGYNKLTLAYDMNKLLVRKHPDGTTDPFFIALYTAWTDEPVFIDMTYNVGLEYWYSDLVALRFGYWNDEIGKVKPLTYGASFKVSTYRFDFSYISAGKGHPLTDTMRLSLTIGL
- a CDS encoding biopolymer transporter Tol, which encodes MNCGKTKVNHHIIKIIGFALLAAIDCGKQAFAQFEQFNHPELVWRTLETEHHVVHFHDGAERTARVLAGIAEEVYEPITTLYDYRPDTKVHWIVRDHDDYSNGGAYYYDNKIVIWATPLDFELRGTHHWLYDVVTHEFTHMIQLGASRKGPRWLPGVYFQYLDYEDERRPDVLYGYPNRLGSWPVAMTVVPMWLAEGTAQYQARGLGHDYWDTHRDMMIRVRALAGTLLSSEEMDVFGKPTLGSELVYCQGYALTRFIAENYGDDAPGRLAAALRSPGVWDFDRASRKALGISERQLYAAWKKSITDDYRSRTAIIRDNLVEGRVVRDEGSGNLYPAFSPDGKRLAFVSNQGKDFLSQGRIVFYDLASGKFTPSEAPASGPFGWSPDGKYLVYARQDGPNRQGSHFDDLYLWDVDKKKEIRLTRDARLASPAFSPDGRRLVAVHNSDGSLNLALIELPESLSGKDVSRDVVHRKLTAFDDGRQVFRPRFAPDGRRIVFAMADLAARDLMQYDLATGRLHPLLASDADERDALYSPDGLWVYYVSDRTGIYNLYRFHIAGGEPEALSNVTGGAFQPSLGAGGQVAYASFGPNGYGIHLFDSTTTVPE